Below is a window of Tolypothrix bouteillei VB521301 DNA.
GACGAGCTCCTACCAAATAGTGAAGTCGCCACAAAACATCAGAACAAGCCAACAACTCAGGTTGTTGCTTGAAGTCCATCAAAGCACGTTGATTGGTTTGGCTCAGTAAGTTCATCCCAAGTGGTGTTAAGCGATTGTAAACATCTTGAGCTAACGGCGGTAGGGAAGCATAGCCCACCGTTCCAATGCGATCGCCCCCCAGCAAAATTTGGCACAGTTGAGCAATATTGCGTTTTTTGGGAGTACGGTCTTTTTCCAAACAGGTAATAGCTGCATCTTGGAAATCATAAGGGGTTGGATGAACCCGATGTCGCATTCCTGCAAGCAGCATTGAAGTTTGATAAATAGCTATAGCATCTGCAGTACTTGCCAAGTATCCATTTTTACGTGCAGAGGCAACGATATCAGCACACCATTGCAAGAGTTGTTCTGTATCCCCTTGTGCAAATTCTGGGGGACGGGTGAGGAAGTTTGTTAGAGAAGTGGGAGAGGGGGTAGACGAGGGAGAGGGGGTAGACAAGGGAGAAGATTCTACCTTGTCCCTTGTATCCTTTTTCTCCAGAACGAATGGTTTTAATTTAGCTACCTTGAGACTCTTTTTCCAAGTCGCTTCGGCGAGGGAAATCGTTCCGGCTGGATGGTTAAACTGATATTCAATAGCTACAAAACTTGAGGGAATTAGCCCGTACAGCCATTTTGTTTGAGTCAGTTCGGGAATATCATTCCATATTGTACTGTTAGATACTCCAAACTCAGGAACATCACTAGCAGCGTGTGCTGCACCACAGATGTATATGGCTTCATGGGGAGCAATAGAGTTTGCTTTCATGTGCTGCTTAATACGAGTCCACATATACCGTTCGCGCAGGCGATCGCTTTCCACATCTTTGTTGTTTGTTCCCAGCCGCCGCATTAAGCTACCTATTAAAAACATAACTTGGCGATAGGTTTCGAGATCGGCACCGATAATAGCTTGCTCAACATATTGATCCCACCATTCAGCAAAGTGGCGCGTGTTGGAGTTGCGCAGCAAAAAATCAAGAAATCTCTCGAATGTGGGAACTAAACTGCCAACTTCCACCCCAAAAGCCGTACCGTGCATTTTAGCTTCATCTGAAGGTGCTTCTTCTGATTCCTCTTGGCTTTTCAACTCATTTGGTTCCCATTGAAAGATAAAATCAACTGCCCGATCTACAAATACCAGTTGTGTTTTTGGATGCTTTAAAGTGTAAGCGATCGCTTGATACTCAGCAGAAGCTTCTGTTAGGGGTGCGACTGCACTTAAGGGCATTAATTTGGGTGAAAAAGTTTGAGATTCAGCAGCAAATGCTTGTAATGCGACAGGTAATTTACAATCCCGCAAATGTTCTACAACAGGTAGTAAATCCTCACACATTTCCAGGTAAATTGCTTTGAGTGGTTTCTCATGCAGCCTTCTCACCATCTGTAAAGCTGAGGATGGTGAGTGGTGACATACGGGAAAGATTTCTAACGGTTCGGCTGCAGCCCTTTCCACATCTCGGACTAAAGCTGCTAAAAATTCGCTCAAAGGTTGAGCATCTGTGGCAAACTTTTCTGCAGCGTCAAGTAGCTGTTGTTGGAGAGGTGCTAGTGTTTGTGGAAGTTTAACCATTGCCTTTTCTGTAGTGCTTGATGTTTCCTTATTTCTTCATCAATCCCATAGCCTGCTTTCCCCCTTCTAAAAATGGTTGCCACTCTCCCTTTTGCTCCTGACTGCGTTTTTCGACAACAGCATGCCAAAACTGATTGAGTACGGAAACATCTTCAGGTAATCGGCGTACTAATGTACCAACAAGAGAACGTGCTAGTGTCCCGGCTTCTAAAGAAGTGACGCCAAAAAAGCGGCTGTGGAGAATGGCATCTTCTAAGACCCCTATTTGTTCGGCGGTAGATAGAGCAGATTCGAGACGCCCGTCATCAGAACTAGCGGCTGCACTTGTTTCTCGTAAATCGGCAAAGGTTTGCAGCAAAACATCAAGTAATGTGGGTGGGATGTCAACTTCAAAACCATGACGACTCATGAGTTCTTGAGTCCGGAACAGAATGATTTCTTTTTCCTGTTTTTTGTTTGTGACTACGGGCATATGGACAAAGTTAAAGCGGCGTTTTAAAGCTGAAGAGAGTTCATTGACGCCTCTGTCTCGACTGTTGGCTGTGGCAATGACGTTAAATCCTGGTTGGGCAAAGGCAATGTTATCTGTTTTTAATTCGGGTATGGAAATATACTTTTCGCTAAGAATGGAAATGAGGGCGTCTTGTACGTCGGATGTACACCGCGTTAACTCTTCAAACCGTCCCATGGCTCCTGTTTGCATTGCGGTCATGATGGGAGAAGGTATGAGGGACTCTCTGGATTGTCCGGCGGCGATGACCATTGCTACGTTCCAGGAGTATTTAATTTGGTCTTCTGTGGTTCCTGCGGTTCCTTGAACGACGTAAGTGGAATTACTGGAAATTGCTGCAGCTAGTAGTTCCGCGAGCCAGCTTTTTCCTGTACCGGGATCGCCTATAAGGAGTAAACCCCTGTCTGAGGCTAGGGTAACGATGGCTCGTTCGACTATTGCTGTATCGCCGTACCATTTTTGTTCTATGGTGCGATCGAGTTTTTGCGAGGGGGTGTTTCCGAGTATGAAGGTTCTAACCATCTGTGGGGATAGTTTCCAGGAGAAGGGTTTGGTTCCTTTGTCGATTGAGGTTAGATATTGGAGTTCTTCTTTGTATTTGGTTTCGGCTGGTTGTCGCAGCATTGTTGTGGTTTTTGTTTTTGCCATTTTTTTATTGGTGGTTGAAGATTTTATTTAAGGAACCGCAAAGGCGCAAAGGGCGCAAAGAAAAGAGATAAGGAAGTGTGAGATGAGTGTCTATGTTTGGATTGAAAATTCTACTTTGTCGTAAAGGTCGATGAGTTGTATTTGAAATGGAACGGAGCTTAGGTTTAGGATTGTTTTCTCTCCTTCATAACTTGAAAAAAGCCATTTATTGTCTTCGGTTTTTGTATATTGTTCTGCATAAATTTCTGTTTGTGAAATTAGGATATATTCTTTTAGTGTGGAAATGGCACGATAGAGTTTGAATTTTCCAACTCGGTCATATTTTTCTGTAGATTCTGATAAAATTTCTGCAATCGCAATCGGGTTGGTAATTATGTCTTTACGTTCTTCTGCTAACTCTACTTGACCTGCAACGACCATAACATCAGGATATGTATATAAATTATTGCTTGGAATCCACAAGCGCATATCAGTCATGAAGACTTCGTAAGGTTGCTTTTTGAGGGCAAAATTGAGTGCTGAACTCAAATTTAGAGTAATTCGATTATGATTTGGGGTTCCGCCTGCTATGGGAAATATTTGACCGTTGTAATATTCGCTTCTGTAGGTTGCAGCAGCTTCTAGCTCTAGATATTCTTCGGGCGTGTAGTAGTCTTGTTGCTGAACTTGCATAGTTGTTGGGTTATTAAGTGACTATTACCTTCTTTAATTCTTGTATTAATTTCTTAGGACTGCCAGTTAAAATTGGCGTACCTAATTCTTTGAGTTTGTCTCTAAACCATTGATGAACGCTAAAGTACCCGGAACTGGTAACTGCTCCTACAGGAATGAAATGCAAACCCGTTTCTTTGAGCGATCTAATGTAGTCATACAGCACTTGGTCGCTACCACCTTCGTAAAAGTCGGAAATAAGGACGAGAACTGTATTTTGTGGCTCAAGAATTTTTTGGGCTGCTTCTACAAGTGCTCCATAAATGTATGTTCCACCTCCTAGTTGAGTGCGTAACAAAACTTCAAACGGATCGTGTACCCAAGGTGTTAAATCGAGTACTTGTGTATCAAAGGCAAGTAAGTGTACGTCTACGTTGGGAATTCCAGCGAAAATTGAGGCGAGAATTGTACACTGTACCATTGCATCTACCATTGACCCTGATTGGTCAACAACAACAATCATGCGGGTTGGTGTCTTTTTTCTAGCAGTATGGTGGTAGTAAAGGCGATCGACTAATAATTGTTGCTCTTGTGGGCTCCAGTTAGTTAGGTTCTTCCAGATAGTTCGCTTTAAGTCTAGATTGCGGAAAACTCGTTTTGGGGGAACTGAGCGATCGATTTTGCCAGTCACTGTTTGTGCAACTTGTAGACGCAACACTTCTGCTAATTCATTAATGAATTCTTGAATGAGTCGTTTGGCATTTTTGAGGGAATTCCCTGATAAATTGGCTTTATCGCGTAGAAGTTGTTCAACTAATGCCATTGAGGGGGTTAATTGACTGGCTAATCGGTCATCTTTTAAAACTTCCCGCAATGCCATCCTTTCAATCAGTTCACCCTCCATTGCTTTTAGAGTGGCGCTTAACTGTTCTCTATCAACCGTAAAGCCTTCTCCTATACCCAATCCTGCACCCATTCCCGCGCTACTGCTTGCACCACCCCGATCTTTTCCACTACCTGTACCTGTACCAATCCCCGGTTTTTGTCCTCGCAAGCTACCCGGTGAACAACCAAGGGCTTTTTCTAAATAGCTGACATCCTTTAACCATTGAGCATACTGTTGTGCAGTAATCACACTATTTTGAGTATTGGGACCAAAGGCGTTTAGTAGTAGTTTAGAAAAGACAAGCGCACGACGTAGGATTGTAGTGTCATGGGGGTTGGTTGGAGATAAGGGAGAAGAATTAGTGTCCTGCTGATTGGCTTCTGCAATTTCAGCTATTATTGGTTGCGTGAAATCTTGCTCCAACTCTGGGTAGCGCTGTAGCAAATTCTCTATACTCATATTGGGATCGAGAATCAGTTGTGGCAAACCCAGTTCATCAACGATCGCCCGACTCATTCGCTCAAAATTTGCGCCCTGTTCGGTATAGCCAAACATGGCTGTAAGCAATCGCCAGTAAAGAACTTGACGCCGTTGAGCAATCTGGTTTCCATCCATAAGTTCATTGAAATAAGTAAAAAAATATTTATCGTTCTGTCAACTTCCCAATCCAAAATTGATGAATTTAAAATTTAACTCTTCTTCCGCAGCAACCGACTCGCACGTTCCTGTAAAATCGTTACAACACTATTTTTTGGGGGAGCGTTCAACACTTTAGCCGCACCTTGCCCTGAAAAAATAGTTTTACCTTGTACGGTTGCAACTAATGGTTGAACAGCCCAACAACCAGCATTAAAACGAAGAAGCCCAAAAAGTTCGGTTGATTTAGAAATGTCTTCTGTATTGATTTCTGATAAAGAACTCATGCGTTCAGTAGCAATTGGCAATACCCCTCCATCTTTCCACTTCAACATCAAGGTATTATCCTGACGAGCGATCGCGTAATCTTTCAGAAATATAGGTTCAGCCAATTGTACTGGATGGCGATCGACAGGAGGGATCGCAGGGAAATTCAAGTTATTTGTAGCATCGATCGCAAAAAATTCAGATGCTTTATGCATCAAGTTATAATTCTTACCCAATTGAGCTTCACCCTGCCAAAGTAAATCCCCTGTTGGTAGCAGAGGGATATCCTTAAGGTGCAACGCTCTATTTTCAGCAAAAGCATGGAGTAGAACAGCAGCGTTAGGAAACAGCAGCCAAATTTGGTCACCACTAATTGCATCAACTTTATAAGCAGATAACGTCAGTCGTACCCATTGAACTAGAGCATCAACCTTCAGCAATCCATAAGCAGTAAAACTTACCACATTAGAGTGATGGCGTAAGTCCAAGCCCAATAATTCTAATGTCCCAGACACAATCTCAGGTTGAGGTGTAACAGGAGGACGTATTGCACCAACCATCGCTTGCGTCCACAAATCAACCCAGCGATAAATGGGAATAGTGCTCGTATCAGCCACCGGAACCCAACTCATCAGTTCGTTAAAAAATCCTGTTAATAAAGCAGCTTGGCGCACCAGTCGAGGTTCTGACTGAATTTGCTCTAGAGTAGCCATAAAAGGAATTAAAGTTGGTGCTTCAAGGCGAGCATACCCCGTCAAGGCAATTTCCATCAGCCAGTGACGAATGCTTTCCAACCAAACCCGCAAACCGTCATCTTCCTTGTCTCCCGTGTCCCCCGTGTCCTCTACCATCCGTCCCAACCCACTCCTCGCTTGCTGCTGTAAGGTATCAAAAAGGGCTCCTTGCAAGGAAGCGCGTGCGGTTGCCAAAATCATGAAATGTCGATCTAAAAACTCATGACTTTGAAGGGCAGTATATGTTTTAGAGATAGGTTGTTGAAGTGGTGTACCTGTAAATATTTGCTGAAGACTGTTGAGAGTGTCTAGGTGTTGGGTGTCAAGATTTGCAAAACCCACGAGGAAGCATCGATCGAAATCAGCAATCAATTCAAACGTTTCTTGAGTTCCTTTAGGCAGTTGGTTTAGTACATTTGAAAATGCCATAATTTTCTTCCTTTATACAAACCAACTCATTTCGGGTAAGGGACGGTTATCGCTACTAAGTTCTAAGTAACGAAGGTAGTTGAGAAACCGACTGAAAACTTCACTCTTCTGTTCTTTTTTCACTGTTCCCGTGCGGCTAAGAATGTCACCTATTGCTTTAATTTGGCTAATGTCACCAGGAACTTTGAGACTATTGGCAACTTGCTCGATTCCATATGAAATTACAGCCTCTTGGAGTAAAGCTTGCAAATGCTTGCACGGGTATCCACGTAACCCACCACATGGACGATTGTTATTGGTGCTGCAGTAGTAATCTAAAGTGTTGGCTTCAAAAAAAGAAACATAGACTCGTTCGATATCAGAACCACTAGACACAACTCCTTGCAAACGCCCGTTAAACACTTCCACAAAGGGGACGTCTTTGATATTTCGCTTTCCAGAAACAATATTGCGTTCGGAGTGAATGAAGGATGAGTTAAGCATATAAAGCAGCACTCACGCTTGTATAAAAAGTTCAGTATATTCTTTTATTTTTCATTTGTCGCCGATCGCCGATCGTCGGTCACTATACAATAGCGATCGCGTCCTTGCTGCTTTGCTTGGTATAAAGCTGTATCTGCTCTTGCAATCAACGCTGAAGGGCAACTGTTTTCATTAGGAATCATGCTGGCTATACCCAAGCTTGCCGTGACATAATTCTTAACGTCTGAGGAGAGGTGAGAAATTTGAAGTTGGGCTATTTGTTCTTGAATACGTACAGCAACTTGCTCAGCCCCTGTCTGTGCAGTATTCGGTAGAATAACGGCAAATTCTTCCCCACCGTAACGTGCTACTAAATCTGCTGGGTATTGTAAAGCGCTGGTAATTTCACGTGCAATTTTTACCAAACAGGTGTCTCCTGCGGGATGACCGTAGGTGTCATTGTACCGTTTGAACTGGTCAATATCACATAAAATCAACGATATGGGTTTTTGCTCTCGTGTCAATCGCCGCCACTGTTGTTCTAAGTACTCATCGAAGCGGCGGCGATTAGCAACATGGGTTAACGCATCAATCTTAGCCAAACGTTCTAGTTGCTGTTTTGCTTGTTGCAGTTTTTGGTAAAGTTCTGACTGCTGTAAAGCGATCGCTAAATTACTGGCAATTTGATGCAGTAAGTCTACGTCCTCTGTTTGCCATTGTCGGTGATTGCCACAAGTATGAACGATGAGCAGACCCCATAATTTTACTGTTTGCGATTTAGGGATTATTGCATCGCTACTTTCTAAAATGTTTTCCTCACCATGACTGACACTAGCTAAATCTTCTGAGTGTTGAATGATGGGAGTAACAACCTTAGATTTTACTCCTATCTGCTGCATAAAGTTCTTCAAACAACCACTTAAATCCTCTTGATTTGTATCAAAAATGACTTGTGACTGTCCCCGACAGTAAAGGTCATAACAATGAGAGGGAAAACATCGATCTAAGAATTGAAGTCCCAAGGTTGATATAAATGCAGGATCGACAGATTCTTGAATCACAATTCCCGATCCATCTGATTTAAGTTGAAAAATTAAGACTCGATCGACTTGCAGAATTTGACGGACTTGAGTGACTGTCGTGGTCAAAATTTCATTAAAATCCAATGATTTATGAATTTGTTTGGTAATCTCCGCTAATAATCTCTGGCGCTGCATTTGGTTTTGCAAGGCAAGTTCTGTTCGTTTGCGATCGCTTATATCTTCTATTAACCCATCACAAATAATTTCTCCATTCTCTTGTCTGGTCACTCGGCTAGCAACCTGAATCCATTTCATTTGCTGGGAAGAAACAACAATACGTCCTTCCCATTTCAGGGTTAGCGTCGTTTCTAAAGCATTGTATAACGATTCTTCTAAAGAACTAACATCATCGGGGTAAATGGAACTTTCTATAAACTCACCCCCCTGTTGGAAAGATACGAGATCTGTTTCAAACAGGTTTTGGAAACTGGGACTGATGTAAAGCCATCGATTCGATCCATCAAGCTGATGTAACACCCTATAAATGACACTAGGTAGATTAGCTGCTAGGTCTTGAAATCTAGCTTCACTTATTTGTAGCTGTCTTTCCAACTGAGAACGCCGCAAAGCTGTAGTGATAGTTGTGTGCAGTTCGGTCCGTTTAAAGGGTTTGATCAGATAACCGTAGGGATCGGTAGCCATTGCTCGCTTGAGAGTTGGCTCATCAGCATATGCTGTTAAGTAAATAATCGGAATGT
It encodes the following:
- a CDS encoding DUF5682 family protein, which produces MVKLPQTLAPLQQQLLDAAEKFATDAQPLSEFLAALVRDVERAAAEPLEIFPVCHHSPSSALQMVRRLHEKPLKAIYLEMCEDLLPVVEHLRDCKLPVALQAFAAESQTFSPKLMPLSAVAPLTEASAEYQAIAYTLKHPKTQLVFVDRAVDFIFQWEPNELKSQEESEEAPSDEAKMHGTAFGVEVGSLVPTFERFLDFLLRNSNTRHFAEWWDQYVEQAIIGADLETYRQVMFLIGSLMRRLGTNNKDVESDRLRERYMWTRIKQHMKANSIAPHEAIYICGAAHAASDVPEFGVSNSTIWNDIPELTQTKWLYGLIPSSFVAIEYQFNHPAGTISLAEATWKKSLKVAKLKPFVLEKKDTRDKVESSPLSTPSPSSTPSPTSLTNFLTRPPEFAQGDTEQLLQWCADIVASARKNGYLASTADAIAIYQTSMLLAGMRHRVHPTPYDFQDAAITCLEKDRTPKKRNIAQLCQILLGGDRIGTVGYASLPPLAQDVYNRLTPLGMNLLSQTNQRALMDFKQQPELLACSDVLWRLHYLVGARLVQPIMGERTLGFKPLQESWEIRIGKNQREIIMLGYEGVTIEQVLEQRLKQFAFADRAKTSSVLEAAENSILYLHSLRLTQELGEHAIALLSQETGAEDAPKIFERVRRLVHYYRTTATGLPTWIERFVVTGYGHYATLLPKAFADRGTSPEQIAGMLGFIFTLESLALSLGCNRSQLLIGVQQASQELEDRAKLGLLWTTELLLGLRTIEQIREFLNHVLNNEMQIAAFPDYLNGFILALNFAPRIGQLVVELLSKLFASVPDSVLLPWLPSLILRLRPHTQILQVLLKEAAKIFPQNLSDFDQWQPSWATKVEDFQPKTSEKQPTPALSDREMEVRQLLFNTRQTTEALAQLLDVENVTWEETLLSNTESNSDDCLSEKEVLVQTLLVSQSATMNSLAGFLTPTSFPGSAS
- a CDS encoding ATP-binding protein, which codes for MAKTKTTTMLRQPAETKYKEELQYLTSIDKGTKPFSWKLSPQMVRTFILGNTPSQKLDRTIEQKWYGDTAIVERAIVTLASDRGLLLIGDPGTGKSWLAELLAAAISSNSTYVVQGTAGTTEDQIKYSWNVAMVIAAGQSRESLIPSPIMTAMQTGAMGRFEELTRCTSDVQDALISILSEKYISIPELKTDNIAFAQPGFNVIATANSRDRGVNELSSALKRRFNFVHMPVVTNKKQEKEIILFRTQELMSRHGFEVDIPPTLLDVLLQTFADLRETSAAASSDDGRLESALSTAEQIGVLEDAILHSRFFGVTSLEAGTLARSLVGTLVRRLPEDVSVLNQFWHAVVEKRSQEQKGEWQPFLEGGKQAMGLMKK
- a CDS encoding Uma2 family endonuclease: MQVQQQDYYTPEEYLELEAAATYRSEYYNGQIFPIAGGTPNHNRITLNLSSALNFALKKQPYEVFMTDMRLWIPSNNLYTYPDVMVVAGQVELAEERKDIITNPIAIAEILSESTEKYDRVGKFKLYRAISTLKEYILISQTEIYAEQYTKTEDNKWLFSSYEGEKTILNLSSVPFQIQLIDLYDKVEFSIQT
- a CDS encoding VWA domain-containing protein; the encoded protein is MDGNQIAQRRQVLYWRLLTAMFGYTEQGANFERMSRAIVDELGLPQLILDPNMSIENLLQRYPELEQDFTQPIIAEIAEANQQDTNSSPLSPTNPHDTTILRRALVFSKLLLNAFGPNTQNSVITAQQYAQWLKDVSYLEKALGCSPGSLRGQKPGIGTGTGSGKDRGGASSSAGMGAGLGIGEGFTVDREQLSATLKAMEGELIERMALREVLKDDRLASQLTPSMALVEQLLRDKANLSGNSLKNAKRLIQEFINELAEVLRLQVAQTVTGKIDRSVPPKRVFRNLDLKRTIWKNLTNWSPQEQQLLVDRLYYHHTARKKTPTRMIVVVDQSGSMVDAMVQCTILASIFAGIPNVDVHLLAFDTQVLDLTPWVHDPFEVLLRTQLGGGTYIYGALVEAAQKILEPQNTVLVLISDFYEGGSDQVLYDYIRSLKETGLHFIPVGAVTSSGYFSVHQWFRDKLKELGTPILTGSPKKLIQELKKVIVT
- a CDS encoding diguanylate cyclase domain-containing protein, which produces MAGILIVEDERVVAWNLQTSLEKLGYVVAGNIASGEKAVDLAEKLKPDLILMDIRLQGSMDGIEAAARIRDRLHIPIIYLTAYADEPTLKRAMATDPYGYLIKPFKRTELHTTITTALRRSQLERQLQISEARFQDLAANLPSVIYRVLHQLDGSNRWLYISPSFQNLFETDLVSFQQGGEFIESSIYPDDVSSLEESLYNALETTLTLKWEGRIVVSSQQMKWIQVASRVTRQENGEIICDGLIEDISDRKRTELALQNQMQRQRLLAEITKQIHKSLDFNEILTTTVTQVRQILQVDRVLIFQLKSDGSGIVIQESVDPAFISTLGLQFLDRCFPSHCYDLYCRGQSQVIFDTNQEDLSGCLKNFMQQIGVKSKVVTPIIQHSEDLASVSHGEENILESSDAIIPKSQTVKLWGLLIVHTCGNHRQWQTEDVDLLHQIASNLAIALQQSELYQKLQQAKQQLERLAKIDALTHVANRRRFDEYLEQQWRRLTREQKPISLILCDIDQFKRYNDTYGHPAGDTCLVKIAREITSALQYPADLVARYGGEEFAVILPNTAQTGAEQVAVRIQEQIAQLQISHLSSDVKNYVTASLGIASMIPNENSCPSALIARADTALYQAKQQGRDRYCIVTDDRRSATNEK